Proteins co-encoded in one Novosphingobium sp. TH158 genomic window:
- a CDS encoding Smr/MutS family protein, which produces MRRPRKLSGEEAALWSRVAATVKPLHGARMAMADLELAASPDPAMRAARTKSAQAPAAPQPVEAPRPGAEAPRSLVRHGLDATWDRKLLRGVVSPDFTIDLHGHSLDAAWSRLEHGLHLAHSQGVRMVLVITGRPRPVDRGAGHGQRGVIRAKLLDWLAHGSHASKIAAVRGAHPRHGGAGAVYVVLRRK; this is translated from the coding sequence GTGCGCCGTCCCCGCAAGTTGAGCGGCGAGGAAGCTGCGCTGTGGTCGCGCGTCGCGGCAACGGTGAAGCCGCTTCACGGCGCGCGCATGGCGATGGCCGATCTCGAGCTTGCAGCCAGCCCGGACCCGGCGATGCGCGCCGCGCGGACGAAGTCCGCTCAGGCTCCCGCCGCGCCGCAGCCGGTCGAGGCTCCGCGCCCTGGGGCAGAAGCGCCGCGCTCGCTGGTCCGCCATGGTCTTGATGCCACCTGGGATCGCAAGCTGTTGCGCGGAGTGGTTTCGCCCGATTTCACCATCGACCTGCATGGCCATTCGCTCGACGCGGCGTGGAGCCGGCTGGAGCATGGCCTGCACCTTGCCCACTCCCAGGGCGTGCGGATGGTGCTGGTGATAACCGGCCGGCCGCGCCCGGTCGATCGCGGGGCGGGGCACGGTCAGCGCGGGGTGATCCGCGCCAAGCTGCTCGACTGGCTGGCTCACGGTAGCCATGCGTCGAAGATCGCTGCCGTTCGTGGCGCCCATCCGCGCCACGGCGGTGCAGGTGCGGTCTATGTCGTGCTGCGGCGAAAGTAG
- a CDS encoding murein transglycosylase A: MGGWFRGAFALAALASLSACTLIPQASPPPGYPAAIPSPAITPAPVPPPPPAATAAQLGVRPGPAIETLALGNGRASAALRSFIESCPRLTARTDTSGLTRPSDWGEACRAAPAWSAAEAPAFFARHFETAQVGEGKAFATGYYEPEIAGTRSEQPGFTVPVYKLPPDLVRGWPDEIPLEQRTGTPPLGRVNEFGKFVPYHDRAAIEDGALKGKGLEIAYAADAIEFFFLQIQGSGRLIGPDGTVIRIGYAGQNGRDYVGIGSLMRERGLIGGPGQYPTSMQGLMAWLRENPEAGKAIMRENLSYIFFREITGDGPLGALGVPVRGQSSVAADPAFTPLGAPVWLALDRPEASGLWVAQDTGGAIKGANRFDTFWGAGPTARTIAGGMTGRGEALLLLPKGTLSRLGTQ, from the coding sequence ATGGGGGGCTGGTTCAGGGGTGCCTTTGCACTCGCCGCACTTGCCAGCCTTTCCGCCTGCACCCTGATACCGCAAGCATCGCCGCCGCCGGGCTATCCGGCTGCGATCCCTAGCCCCGCAATTACGCCGGCTCCTGTGCCGCCGCCGCCTCCTGCCGCCACTGCCGCGCAACTCGGCGTGCGGCCCGGGCCTGCGATAGAAACACTGGCGCTGGGCAACGGACGGGCAAGCGCCGCGCTGCGCTCGTTCATCGAAAGCTGCCCCCGGCTGACCGCGCGAACGGACACCAGCGGGCTCACCCGGCCTTCCGACTGGGGCGAGGCTTGCCGCGCCGCGCCGGCATGGAGCGCGGCCGAGGCCCCGGCCTTTTTCGCCCGCCACTTCGAGACCGCGCAGGTAGGCGAGGGCAAGGCCTTTGCCACCGGCTATTACGAGCCGGAGATCGCCGGCACCCGCTCCGAACAGCCCGGCTTTACCGTTCCGGTCTACAAGCTGCCGCCTGATCTGGTGCGTGGCTGGCCTGATGAAATTCCCCTCGAACAGCGCACGGGCACACCGCCGCTTGGCCGGGTGAACGAGTTCGGCAAGTTCGTGCCTTACCATGATCGTGCAGCCATCGAAGACGGTGCGCTCAAGGGCAAGGGGCTGGAAATTGCCTATGCTGCCGACGCCATCGAGTTCTTCTTCCTGCAAATCCAGGGCTCCGGCCGCCTGATCGGTCCCGATGGCACGGTGATCCGCATTGGCTATGCCGGGCAGAATGGCCGCGATTATGTTGGCATCGGCTCGCTGATGCGCGAACGCGGGCTGATCGGCGGGCCGGGGCAATATCCAACCTCGATGCAGGGCCTGATGGCCTGGCTGCGCGAGAATCCCGAGGCCGGCAAGGCAATCATGCGGGAAAACCTTTCCTACATCTTCTTCCGCGAGATCACCGGGGATGGACCGCTCGGAGCGCTTGGCGTGCCGGTGCGCGGACAGTCCAGCGTGGCGGCAGATCCGGCCTTCACCCCGCTTGGTGCCCCCGTCTGGCTGGCGCTTGACCGGCCGGAGGCAAGCGGCCTGTGGGTGGCCCAGGATACCGGTGGCGCAATCAAGGGTGCCAACCGTTTCGATACGTTCTGGGGAGCCGGTCCTACCGCGCGGACAATCGCCGGCGGAATGACCGGCCGGGGCGAGGCCTTGCTGCTGCTCCCCAAGGGCACGCTTTCGCGGCTCGGAACCCAGTAA
- a CDS encoding Tim44/TimA family putative adaptor protein: MKVATVTEIVILALIAAFLGLRLYSVLGRRAEHEEETIAGRFDAGSQARPSNVVPMPKPADRLAPPQGREREMQGVMAPADRALREIAAVDRRFDLLTFLAGAEGAYRMILEAYWRGDKEELSHLCDRDVYEGFCAAIDARNAAGEVLDNRLVRIEEAVVAEASFNAPMARITVRFRSDIAAVTRDASGTVIAGSLTDAVEAIDVWTFSRNVKSASLDWLLDETDEG, encoded by the coding sequence GTGAAAGTCGCAACCGTGACCGAGATCGTCATCCTGGCCCTTATCGCAGCCTTCCTTGGCCTGCGCCTCTATTCGGTTCTCGGCCGCCGTGCCGAGCACGAGGAAGAGACGATTGCCGGTCGGTTCGACGCTGGTTCGCAAGCCCGCCCGTCAAACGTGGTGCCGATGCCCAAGCCGGCTGACCGGCTTGCTCCGCCGCAGGGTCGTGAACGCGAGATGCAGGGCGTGATGGCGCCGGCAGATCGCGCGCTGCGCGAGATCGCCGCCGTTGACCGCCGGTTCGACCTGCTCACCTTCCTTGCCGGTGCCGAAGGTGCCTATCGCATGATCCTCGAAGCCTATTGGCGCGGTGACAAGGAAGAGCTTTCGCACCTGTGCGACCGTGACGTCTACGAAGGCTTCTGCGCCGCCATTGATGCGCGCAATGCGGCGGGCGAAGTTCTCGACAACCGGCTGGTCCGCATCGAGGAAGCGGTCGTTGCCGAAGCCAGCTTCAATGCCCCGATGGCGCGCATCACCGTGCGCTTCCGCTCGGACATTGCCGCCGTCACCCGCGACGCCAGTGGCACTGTCATTGCCGGTTCGCTGACTGACGCGGTCGAGGCGATCGACGTGTGGACCTTCAGCCGCAACGTGAAGTCTGCCAGCCTGGACTGGCTGCTCGACGAAACCGACGAAGGCTGA
- the secB gene encoding protein-export chaperone SecB: MADEGNVITDLNLDSPAPNGEDTGPAAGVISQYVKDLSVENPNAPAAYQWQDAPQLDVQLNVESDQVDGEIHEVKLRIQLTSKHEAGTAFIVELTYCGLIGMRGLPAEAMHAFTYAEAPRILFPFARRIIADAVRDAGFPPVMLDPIDFNGLYAQQLAAAQSAAEGEPAGNA, from the coding sequence ATGGCCGACGAAGGCAACGTCATCACCGATCTCAACCTCGATTCGCCCGCTCCCAACGGCGAAGACACCGGTCCCGCAGCAGGCGTGATTTCGCAGTATGTGAAGGACCTGTCGGTCGAGAACCCGAATGCCCCGGCGGCTTACCAGTGGCAGGACGCTCCGCAGCTTGACGTGCAGCTGAACGTCGAATCCGACCAGGTCGATGGCGAAATCCACGAAGTGAAGCTGCGCATCCAGCTCACCTCGAAGCACGAAGCCGGCACGGCCTTCATCGTCGAACTGACCTACTGCGGCCTGATCGGCATGCGCGGCCTTCCGGCCGAGGCCATGCACGCCTTCACCTATGCCGAAGCGCCGCGCATCCTGTTCCCCTTCGCCCGCCGCATCATCGCCGATGCCGTGCGCGATGCGGGCTTCCCGCCGGTGATGCTCGATCCGATCGACTTCAACGGGCTCTACGCGCAGCAGCTTGCCGCAGCGCAGTCCGCCGCTGAAGGCGAGCCGGCCGGCAACGCCTGA
- the murJ gene encoding murein biosynthesis integral membrane protein MurJ, which produces MSLIRNVGTIGGLTAISRVFGFARDMLLARVLGAGLVADAFQLAFTLPNTFRRLFAEGAFSVAFVPMYSRALHGADGKPGSEEAAEKFADDVLAVFVWVLFAFSALAMVFMPGIVWLLAREYANVAGKFELSVFLSRVTFPYLFFISLVAMLSGLLNARSRFGPGAFAPVLLNIFLISGILLGNHLRGTSIDDTVVGYCLAGAVSLSGLAQFLYLWWETRRAGVRLKVTMPRLTPEVRKMGALILPATFGAGIYQISQLVDTFFATSLPQGSLSLLKLADRLNQMPLGIVGIALGTAILPMLSRHIHTGDAKEAQRLQSNAFEIATLLTLPAAVALAVCAPAFCTAFFVGGKFTANDGAIMANIVVALVAGLPAYVIVKILNPGFFAREDTRTPVWTALASLIFNVAVNIYVVERYGIVGLAAATAASASLNCLLLYAILHKRGWFHFTAKLGGRIARQLVATAAMGAALWWAMPMLASRYGGPVIDRVWSLSALVGLGLVVFFGVAWMVGALDEDLIKLLKRRRSKRTKSDNEIIEVQ; this is translated from the coding sequence ATGAGCCTGATCAGGAACGTCGGCACGATCGGAGGGCTGACGGCGATCAGCCGCGTCTTCGGCTTCGCACGCGACATGCTGCTGGCCCGCGTGCTCGGCGCGGGGCTGGTGGCAGACGCGTTCCAGCTGGCCTTTACCCTGCCGAACACCTTCCGCCGGCTGTTTGCCGAAGGCGCCTTCAGCGTTGCCTTCGTGCCGATGTACAGCCGCGCCCTGCACGGTGCGGACGGCAAGCCGGGTAGCGAGGAAGCGGCCGAAAAGTTCGCGGACGACGTGCTCGCGGTTTTCGTCTGGGTGCTGTTTGCCTTCAGCGCGCTGGCCATGGTCTTCATGCCGGGGATCGTCTGGCTGCTGGCCCGCGAATATGCCAACGTAGCCGGGAAGTTCGAACTTTCGGTCTTCCTCAGCCGGGTCACCTTCCCTTACCTGTTCTTCATCAGCCTGGTCGCCATGCTATCCGGCCTGCTCAATGCGCGCTCGCGCTTCGGGCCGGGCGCATTTGCGCCGGTGCTGCTCAACATTTTCCTGATCAGCGGCATCCTGCTGGGCAACCACCTGCGCGGCACCAGCATCGACGATACCGTTGTCGGCTATTGCCTGGCCGGGGCAGTCTCGCTCTCGGGCCTGGCACAATTTCTCTACCTGTGGTGGGAAACGCGCCGCGCAGGCGTGCGCCTCAAGGTCACAATGCCGCGCCTGACGCCCGAAGTGCGCAAGATGGGCGCGCTGATCCTGCCCGCCACTTTCGGCGCCGGCATTTACCAGATCAGCCAGCTGGTCGACACCTTCTTCGCCACCAGCCTGCCGCAGGGATCGCTGTCGCTGCTCAAGCTGGCGGACCGGCTCAACCAGATGCCGCTGGGCATTGTCGGCATCGCGCTGGGCACCGCGATCCTGCCGATGCTCTCGCGCCACATTCACACCGGTGATGCGAAGGAAGCGCAGCGCCTGCAATCGAACGCCTTCGAGATCGCCACCCTGCTGACCCTGCCCGCTGCCGTGGCACTGGCAGTCTGCGCACCGGCATTCTGCACGGCCTTTTTCGTCGGCGGCAAGTTCACGGCCAATGACGGAGCGATCATGGCCAACATCGTGGTTGCCCTTGTTGCCGGCCTGCCCGCCTATGTCATCGTCAAGATCCTCAACCCCGGCTTCTTCGCCCGCGAGGACACGCGCACCCCGGTGTGGACGGCACTCGCCTCGCTGATCTTCAACGTGGCAGTGAACATCTACGTCGTCGAACGCTATGGCATCGTCGGCCTCGCGGCGGCGACGGCGGCTTCTGCCAGCCTCAACTGCCTGCTGCTCTATGCCATCCTGCACAAGCGCGGCTGGTTCCACTTCACCGCCAAGCTCGGCGGCCGGATCGCCCGCCAGCTGGTCGCAACTGCAGCCATGGGTGCGGCGCTGTGGTGGGCCATGCCGATGCTGGCCAGCCGTTATGGCGGCCCGGTTATCGATCGCGTGTGGTCGCTCTCCGCGTTGGTCGGGCTGGGACTGGTCGTGTTCTTCGGCGTCGCCTGGATGGTTGGCGCGCTTGACGAAGACCTGATCAAGCTGCTCAAGCGCCGCCGCTCCAAGCGCACCAAGTCAGACAACGAAATCATCGAGGTTCAGTAA
- the trpS gene encoding tryptophan--tRNA ligase: MRVVSGIQPTGNLHLGNYLGAIRNWVRMQDEVSSGGGQCLFFLADLHAISMPHVPAELAANTREMVAALVACGVDPDRSILFNQAQVPQHSELQWLLNGTARMGWLNRMTQWKDKAGKNREGASIALFTYPVLQAADVLLYQATHVPVGEDQKQHLELARDIAQKFNNDFASEQAPVFTLPDPIIPPEAARIMSLRDGSAKMSKSDPSDMSRINLTDDADTIMQKVKKAKTDPEPLPSDKAGLEGRPEAANLVGIYAVLSGMTVDAVLADFGGEGFGKFKPALGDLLVSKLAPINARFIELRQDRAALDAILHQGAAKARALAVPTLERTYEALGLVRG; encoded by the coding sequence ATGCGTGTCGTCTCCGGCATCCAGCCAACCGGCAATCTCCACCTGGGCAATTACCTGGGGGCGATCCGCAACTGGGTGCGGATGCAGGACGAGGTATCGTCCGGTGGCGGCCAGTGCCTGTTCTTCCTTGCTGACCTTCACGCCATTTCCATGCCGCACGTGCCTGCGGAACTGGCCGCCAACACGCGCGAGATGGTGGCAGCGCTGGTGGCCTGCGGCGTGGATCCCGATCGGTCGATCCTGTTCAACCAGGCCCAGGTGCCCCAGCATTCCGAGCTGCAGTGGCTGCTGAACGGCACGGCCCGCATGGGCTGGCTGAACCGCATGACGCAGTGGAAGGACAAGGCGGGCAAGAACCGCGAGGGTGCCTCCATCGCGCTGTTCACCTATCCCGTTCTGCAGGCGGCCGACGTGCTGCTGTACCAGGCCACCCACGTGCCGGTGGGCGAGGACCAGAAGCAGCACCTGGAACTGGCGCGCGACATCGCGCAGAAGTTCAACAACGACTTCGCTTCCGAGCAGGCCCCCGTCTTCACCCTGCCCGATCCGATCATCCCGCCCGAAGCGGCCCGGATCATGAGCCTGCGCGATGGTTCGGCGAAGATGAGCAAGTCGGATCCTTCCGACATGAGCCGCATCAACCTGACGGACGATGCCGATACGATCATGCAGAAGGTGAAGAAGGCCAAGACCGATCCCGAGCCGCTTCCTTCCGACAAGGCAGGGCTTGAGGGCCGGCCCGAGGCGGCGAACCTCGTGGGCATCTATGCCGTGCTTTCGGGAATGACTGTCGATGCCGTGCTGGCAGACTTCGGCGGCGAAGGCTTTGGCAAGTTCAAGCCCGCGTTGGGTGACCTGCTGGTGAGCAAGCTGGCCCCGATCAACGCCCGTTTCATCGAACTTCGCCAGGACCGTGCTGCGCTCGATGCCATCCTGCACCAAGGTGCGGCGAAGGCCCGCGCGCTGGCCGTGCCGACGCTGGAACGGACCTACGAAGCGCTGGGACTTGTCCGGGGCTGA
- a CDS encoding DUF4136 domain-containing protein, with amino-acid sequence MNTRRTKLRLLAAAPLLLALAACTSGFNANVKRFQAQLPAPAGQTFAVVADDPALAGGLEFSQYASLVQARMAALGYVPSSPEQANLLVRFDYGVDKGRERLRSNSFGADPFWSPWYGYGGAGYWGRPYRLRPYGAWGYGWYDPFFDGGVESYTVYTSGIELKIDNRADGRRLFEGKAEAVSTSNRLGYLVPNLVEAMFTDFPGRSGKTVRITVAPEKKRK; translated from the coding sequence ATGAACACGCGTCGCACGAAACTCCGTCTCCTTGCCGCCGCCCCGCTCCTTTTGGCGCTTGCGGCCTGCACCAGTGGCTTCAACGCCAATGTAAAGCGGTTCCAGGCCCAGCTGCCGGCACCTGCCGGGCAGACCTTCGCCGTGGTAGCAGACGATCCGGCTCTCGCCGGCGGCCTTGAATTCTCGCAGTACGCCAGCCTGGTGCAGGCACGCATGGCGGCGCTCGGCTATGTCCCCTCCTCGCCCGAACAGGCGAACCTGCTGGTCCGCTTCGACTATGGCGTGGACAAGGGGCGCGAACGCCTGCGCTCCAACAGCTTCGGTGCCGATCCCTTCTGGAGCCCGTGGTACGGTTATGGCGGCGCCGGCTATTGGGGCCGCCCCTATCGCCTGCGGCCCTATGGCGCCTGGGGTTATGGCTGGTACGATCCGTTCTTTGATGGCGGTGTCGAAAGCTACACCGTCTATACCAGCGGCATCGAACTGAAGATCGATAACCGCGCCGATGGCCGCCGCCTGTTCGAAGGCAAGGCGGAAGCCGTATCGACTTCGAATCGCCTGGGCTATCTCGTGCCGAACCTGGTCGAAGCTATGTTCACCGACTTCCCCGGTCGCTCGGGCAAAACGGTGCGGATCACCGTCGCGCCCGAGAAGAAGCGCAAGTAA
- a CDS encoding DHA2 family efflux MFS transporter permease subunit, whose translation MSEQYLPQAQRTMVTVSIMAAAIMNQVDTTIANVALPHMQGTTSASREQISWVLTSYIIAMAITTPLCGWLAERFGRRNVLLVSIAGFTLVSGLCGMSTNLEQLVGFRLLQGMFGASLIPIAQVILMTLNPPEERGRSMAIFGLGFIMGPLIGPLLGGWLTENYSWHWVFLINLPVGVLAFLGTWTYLPEKLDEDARPFDLFGFGLLALGIGAMQLVFDRGHAVDWFESTEIWIEASISALALFLFGVHCATTRHPFVRFEIFRDRNFAVSSALGLVVGVLMFGTMSLLPPMLAGLFGQPIMDVGVAMAPRGIGTFFATLIVGGLIGKTDVRLLALVGLGGSAISSLMLSTMSLQSDMTVVMVTGFLNGFAMSFLFVPLSTTSFATIPPEYMNEASAVSTLIRYIGSAAGISAVQVLTSHNEAVVQSRLTEGLRPDNPIICWARPGMDIGAVEGAGSATGEAVRQALMVAYIDTFWMLFLMCVIAMPLVLLLKKPPQHDMGGQSELRPLHAD comes from the coding sequence GTGAGCGAGCAGTATCTCCCGCAAGCGCAACGCACCATGGTCACGGTTTCGATCATGGCGGCGGCGATCATGAACCAGGTGGATACGACCATCGCCAATGTCGCCCTGCCGCACATGCAGGGCACGACCTCCGCCTCGCGCGAGCAGATCAGCTGGGTTCTCACCAGTTACATCATTGCCATGGCCATCACCACGCCGCTTTGCGGCTGGCTGGCGGAGCGGTTCGGGCGGCGGAACGTTCTGCTGGTGTCTATTGCCGGCTTCACGCTCGTTTCCGGGCTGTGCGGCATGTCGACAAACCTTGAACAGCTCGTCGGCTTTCGCCTGCTGCAGGGCATGTTCGGCGCATCGCTGATCCCCATTGCGCAGGTGATCCTGATGACGCTGAACCCGCCGGAGGAGCGGGGCCGATCAATGGCGATTTTCGGGCTGGGCTTCATCATGGGCCCCCTGATCGGCCCGCTGCTGGGCGGCTGGCTGACCGAAAACTATTCTTGGCACTGGGTTTTCCTGATCAACCTGCCGGTTGGCGTGCTCGCCTTCCTTGGAACCTGGACCTACCTGCCCGAGAAGCTGGACGAGGACGCCCGGCCGTTCGACCTGTTCGGTTTCGGGCTGCTGGCACTTGGGATCGGGGCGATGCAGCTGGTTTTCGATCGCGGCCATGCGGTTGACTGGTTCGAATCGACCGAGATCTGGATCGAGGCTTCGATCAGTGCGCTGGCCCTGTTCCTGTTCGGGGTGCACTGCGCCACCACGCGGCACCCTTTCGTGCGCTTCGAAATATTCCGCGACCGCAACTTCGCTGTCAGTTCGGCGCTGGGCCTGGTGGTGGGCGTGCTGATGTTCGGCACCATGTCGTTGCTGCCCCCCATGCTTGCGGGCCTGTTCGGGCAGCCGATCATGGACGTGGGCGTGGCCATGGCGCCGCGAGGAATCGGCACCTTCTTTGCGACCCTGATCGTCGGCGGGCTGATCGGCAAGACCGATGTCCGCCTGCTGGCGCTGGTCGGGCTGGGCGGCAGCGCGATTTCGTCACTGATGCTGTCGACCATGTCGCTGCAGTCGGACATGACCGTGGTAATGGTCACCGGCTTCCTCAACGGCTTTGCCATGAGCTTCCTGTTCGTGCCGCTCTCGACCACATCGTTCGCCACGATCCCGCCCGAATACATGAACGAGGCTTCGGCGGTTTCGACGCTGATCCGCTATATCGGCTCGGCAGCCGGCATTTCCGCGGTGCAGGTGCTGACCAGCCATAACGAGGCGGTGGTGCAATCGCGGCTGACCGAAGGCCTGCGGCCCGACAACCCGATTATCTGCTGGGCCAGGCCGGGCATGGATATCGGAGCTGTTGAGGGCGCGGGCAGCGCCACCGGAGAGGCCGTGCGGCAGGCGCTGATGGTCGCCTATATCGATACCTTCTGGATGCTGTTCCTGATGTGCGTCATCGCGATGCCGCTGGTCCTGCTGCTGAAGAAACCGCCGCAACACGACATGGGCGGCCAGAGCGAACTCCGGCCGCTCCACGCGGACTAG
- a CDS encoding Crp/Fnr family transcriptional regulator, with amino-acid sequence MSSCESCLVRNRAICSALSQTEVNALNTIGRHRHLEPGQSLIWEDEDSILVANVVEGVLKLSTGTEDGREQIVGVVYPSDFIGRPFGGKTGHSVTALTESKVCVFGRRDFDEFARNHPALEHKLLERTLGELERTRRWMLLLGRKSASEKIATFLLDMSERLVDPTCQSADDGALSRFELPFSRQQVADVLGLTIETVSRQLTRLKSEGVIDLPSRREIVIRDRAELSAQAG; translated from the coding sequence ATGTCCTCCTGCGAATCCTGTTTGGTGCGCAATCGCGCAATTTGCTCGGCTCTCAGCCAGACTGAAGTGAATGCGCTGAATACCATCGGCCGCCACCGACATCTCGAACCGGGCCAATCACTTATCTGGGAAGATGAGGATTCGATCCTGGTCGCCAATGTGGTCGAAGGCGTCCTGAAGCTCAGCACCGGCACCGAAGACGGACGCGAACAGATCGTCGGAGTCGTCTATCCTTCTGACTTCATCGGGCGCCCCTTTGGCGGCAAGACCGGCCATTCCGTTACCGCGCTGACCGAATCGAAAGTCTGTGTTTTCGGTCGTCGCGATTTTGACGAATTCGCGCGCAATCACCCGGCGCTGGAACACAAGCTGCTTGAGCGTACGCTGGGCGAACTGGAGCGCACCCGCCGCTGGATGCTGCTGCTTGGCCGCAAGTCGGCCAGCGAAAAGATCGCGACGTTCCTGCTCGACATGTCCGAGCGCCTTGTCGATCCGACCTGCCAGAGCGCGGACGATGGCGCGCTTAGCCGCTTCGAACTGCCGTTCTCGCGCCAGCAGGTGGCCGACGTTCTGGGCCTGACCATCGAGACGGTCAGCCGCCAGCTTACCCGCCTCAAGTCCGAAGGCGTGATCGACCTGCCTTCGCGTCGCGAAATCGTTATCCGCGACCGAGCGGAGCTCTCGGCCCAGGCGGGATAA
- a CDS encoding amidohydrolase family protein, with protein sequence MEMNDMVVISTDDHICEPPNLFDNQLSGELLATAPKLKTDPRGKNYWEYQGQLKGSIGLNAVVGRPFEEYGMEPTALEQLRDGCYDVHARIDDMDVNGIAASMCFGNSIAFDGATFHKAADKKLALRHMQAYNDWHYEEWCGAYPGRFIPIGVLPTWDQQATIDEINRLGKKGFRVLQMNENPTVQGLPSIHNDYWNPIYKAIVDNDMTIALHIGSGNPAPHASMETPIEAWISTMPLSVSQGVSDWLQLDELFQYPDMRIIVSEGSIGWVPYLMERADFSNWRHGVWTKSRFQANNIKPSELLKRHFCHCFLWDPYGLKNLGEVGEDNVTYEVDYPHSDAVWPDAAEMLWQQIKGTTLTDEQIDKITHRNAMNWLRFDPFEHNRREDLTVGACRARAKAKGVDVTPKASGGAVPLTEDRPVTSGDIMGMFAEHAERRAKEKETA encoded by the coding sequence ATGGAAATGAATGACATGGTGGTGATTTCCACCGACGACCATATCTGCGAACCGCCCAACCTGTTCGACAACCAGCTCTCCGGCGAGCTGCTGGCCACCGCGCCGAAGCTCAAGACCGATCCGCGTGGCAAGAACTACTGGGAATACCAGGGCCAGCTCAAGGGCTCGATCGGGCTTAACGCCGTGGTCGGCCGTCCCTTCGAGGAATACGGCATGGAGCCGACCGCGCTCGAGCAGCTGCGCGATGGCTGCTATGACGTGCATGCCCGCATCGACGACATGGACGTGAACGGCATTGCCGCCTCGATGTGCTTCGGCAACTCGATCGCATTCGACGGCGCGACCTTCCACAAGGCGGCGGACAAGAAGCTCGCCCTGCGGCACATGCAGGCCTACAACGACTGGCACTACGAGGAATGGTGCGGCGCCTATCCGGGCCGTTTCATCCCCATCGGCGTGCTGCCGACCTGGGACCAGCAGGCGACGATCGACGAGATCAACCGCCTCGGAAAGAAGGGCTTCCGCGTTCTGCAGATGAACGAGAACCCCACCGTCCAGGGCCTGCCCAGCATTCACAACGATTACTGGAACCCGATCTACAAGGCGATTGTCGATAACGACATGACCATCGCCCTGCACATCGGTTCGGGCAATCCGGCGCCGCACGCTTCGATGGAAACCCCGATCGAGGCCTGGATCAGCACCATGCCGCTGTCGGTTTCGCAGGGCGTGTCGGACTGGCTGCAGCTCGATGAACTGTTCCAGTATCCCGACATGCGCATCATCGTTTCGGAAGGCTCGATCGGCTGGGTGCCCTACCTGATGGAGCGCGCGGACTTTTCCAACTGGCGCCATGGCGTGTGGACCAAGTCGCGCTTCCAGGCGAACAACATCAAGCCCTCCGAACTGCTCAAGCGCCACTTCTGCCATTGCTTCCTGTGGGATCCCTATGGCCTGAAGAATCTGGGCGAAGTGGGTGAGGACAACGTGACTTACGAAGTCGATTATCCGCATTCGGACGCTGTCTGGCCCGATGCCGCCGAAATGCTCTGGCAGCAGATCAAGGGCACTACCCTGACCGACGAGCAGATCGACAAGATCACTCACCGCAACGCGATGAACTGGCTGCGCTTCGATCCGTTCGAGCACAACCGTCGCGAAGACCTCACCGTGGGTGCATGCCGCGCCCGTGCCAAGGCCAAGGGTGTCGACGTGACGCCGAAGGCTTCTGGCGGCGCGGTGCCGCTTACCGAGGACCGTCCGGTCACCTCGGGCGACATCATGGGCATGTTTGCCGAACATGCCGAACGTCGCGCCAAGGAAAAGGAAACGGCCTGA